One part of the Pseudopipra pipra isolate bDixPip1 chromosome 3, bDixPip1.hap1, whole genome shotgun sequence genome encodes these proteins:
- the OPN5 gene encoding opsin-5: protein MSGMASDHNTSSQEEYVPHYLQKGDPFASKLSREADIIAGFYLTVIGILSTLGNGYVIFMSSKRKKKLRPAEIMTVNLAVCDLGISVVGKPFSIISFFCHRWMFGWIGCRWYGWAGFFFGCGSLITMTAVSLDRYLKICHLSYGTWLKRHHAFVCLAIIWAYAMFWATVPFAGVGSYAPEPFGTSCTLDWWLAQASVAGQVFVLSILFFCLLLPTAVIVFSYVKIILKVKSSTKEVAHYDTRIQNSHILEMKLTKVAMLICAGFLIAWIPYAVVSVWSAFGQPDSVPIQFSVVPTLLAKSAAMYNPIIYQVIDCKFACCRSGELKAKNSLKKSRTYTISAHRDSMVMNETQLEA, encoded by the exons ATGAGTGGGATGGCATCAGATCACAACACTTCCTCCCAGGAAGAATACGTCCCACATTATCTCCAGAAGGGAGACCCCTTTGCGTCAAAGCTTTCTAGAGAAGCTGACATCATAGCTGGCTTTTATTTGACAGTAATTG GGATCCTTTCAACCCTGGGAAATGGGTATGTTATTTTTATGTCCTCAAAGCGAAAAAAGAAGTTGAGACCTGCTGAGATAATGACTGTTAATTTAGCAGTGTGTGATCTGGGCATTTCAG TTGTAGGCAAACCTTTCAGTATCATCTCCTTCTTCTGTCACCGCTGGATGTTTGGATGGATAGGCTGCCGCTGGTATGGATGGGCTGGTTTCTTCTTTGGCTGTGGGAGCCTTATTACCATGACAGCTGTCAGCCTGGACAGGTACCTAAAAATCTGCCACTTGTCCTATG GTACCTGGCTGAAGAGACATCATGCATTTGTCTGTCTGGCAATAATCTGGGCCTATGCCATGTTCTGGGCTACGGTGCCTTTTGCTGGGGTGGGGAGCTACGCCCCTGAGCCATTTGGAACCTCCTGCACTCTGGACTGGTGGCTGGCACAGGCTTCGGTGGCTGGACAGGTTTTTGTTCTCAGtattcttttcttctgcctcctgctcccaACTGCGGTGATTGTGTTTTCCTAtgtcaaaataattttgaaagtcAAATCCTCCACCAAAGAAGTCGCTCACTACGATACCAGGATTCAGAACAGCCACATACTTGAAATGAAGCTGACCAAG GTGGCAATGTTGATCTGCGCAGGGTTCCTCATTGCCTGGATCCCCTACGCcgtggtctcagtctggtcaGCCTTTGGACAGCCGGATTCAGTTCCTATTCAGTTTTCAGTGGTACCAACACTGCTTGCAAAGTCAGCAGCCATGTACAACCCAATTATTTACCAGGTCATAGATTGTAAATTTGCCTGTTGTCGGTCAGGAGAACTGAAAGCGAAGAACTCTTTGAAGAAATCAAG GACATACACCATATCTGCACACAGAGACTCGATGGTGATGAACGAAACCCAGCTGGAAGCATGA